The Solea senegalensis isolate Sse05_10M linkage group LG4, IFAPA_SoseM_1, whole genome shotgun sequence genome includes a region encoding these proteins:
- the stx16 gene encoding syntaxin-16 isoform X2, with protein MATRRLTDAFLLMRNNAIQNRQILAEQVSTYDPRLSTRSNAALADDRMALVSGISLDPEAAIGVTKKLPPKWIEGVDEIQYEITRIRQKMKDLAILHDKHMNRPTLDDSTEEEHAIEITTQEITQMFHRCQRAVTGLQSRCGHCTEQEERLLRNVVSSLAQSLQELSINFRHTQSGYLKRMKNREERSKHFFDSGPLMEEDEDLALYDKGFTDDQLMLVEQNTVMVEEREREIRNIVQSISDLNEIFRDLAGMVVEQGTVLDRIDFNVEQSCVKTEDGLKQLQKAEQYQKKNRKMLVILILTVIVIVLIIILFGTKF; from the exons ATGGCCACTAGGCGTCTGACCGATGCCTTCTTGTTAATGCGGAACAATGCAATCCAAAACCGGCAAATATTGGCTGAGCAAGTGAGTACATACGACCCCCGTCTGAGTACACGTAGCAATGCTGCG TTGGCTGATGATCGAATGGCCCTGGTGTCAGGAATTAGTCTGGACCCTGAAGCAGCCATTGGAGTTACCAAGAAACTGCCTCCCAAATGGATAGAGGGAGTTGATGAG ATCCAATATGAAATCACACGGATTCGGCAGAAGATGAAGGATCTGGCCATACTTCATGACAAGCATATGAATCGACCCACACTGGATGATAGCACTGAAGAAGAGCACGCCATAGAAATCACCACCCAGGAGATCACACAG ATGTTTCACAGATGCCAGCGAGCTGTGACAGGTTTGCAGTCTCGCTGTGGCCACTGCACCGAGCAGGAGGAGAGGCTACTGAGAAATGTGGTGTCATCTCTGGCACAGAGTCTGCAGGAGCTGTCCATCAAttttagacacacacagtctggctACTTAAAAC GTATGAAGAATCGTGAGGAGAGATCAAAGCACTTTTTTGACTCGGGACCCTTaatggaggaggatgaagatttAGCTCTGTATGACAAA GGATTCACAGATGACCAGTTGATGCTGGTGGAGCAGAACACCGTCATGGTTGAAGAAAGAGAGCGTGAGATCCGAAATATAGTGCAGTCCATCTCGGACCTGAACGAGATTTTCCGGGATTTGGCTGGAATGGTGGTTGAACAG GGCACCGTTCTTGACCGAATCGACTTCAATGTGGAGCAGTCTTGTGTAAAAACAGAAGATGGATTAAAACAGTTACAAAAg GCGGAGCAGTatcagaagaaaaacagaaagatgcTGGTCATTTTGATCCTCACCGTCATAGTCATTgttctaattattattctttttggAACAAAGTTTTAG
- the stx16 gene encoding syntaxin-16 isoform X1, translating to MATRRLTDAFLLMRNNAIQNRQILAEQVSTYDPRLSTRSNAAELDELADDRMALVSGISLDPEAAIGVTKKLPPKWIEGVDEIQYEITRIRQKMKDLAILHDKHMNRPTLDDSTEEEHAIEITTQEITQMFHRCQRAVTGLQSRCGHCTEQEERLLRNVVSSLAQSLQELSINFRHTQSGYLKRMKNREERSKHFFDSGPLMEEDEDLALYDKGFTDDQLMLVEQNTVMVEEREREIRNIVQSISDLNEIFRDLAGMVVEQGTVLDRIDFNVEQSCVKTEDGLKQLQKAEQYQKKNRKMLVILILTVIVIVLIIILFGTKF from the exons ATGGCCACTAGGCGTCTGACCGATGCCTTCTTGTTAATGCGGAACAATGCAATCCAAAACCGGCAAATATTGGCTGAGCAAGTGAGTACATACGACCCCCGTCTGAGTACACGTAGCAATGCTGCG GAGCTTGATGAG TTGGCTGATGATCGAATGGCCCTGGTGTCAGGAATTAGTCTGGACCCTGAAGCAGCCATTGGAGTTACCAAGAAACTGCCTCCCAAATGGATAGAGGGAGTTGATGAG ATCCAATATGAAATCACACGGATTCGGCAGAAGATGAAGGATCTGGCCATACTTCATGACAAGCATATGAATCGACCCACACTGGATGATAGCACTGAAGAAGAGCACGCCATAGAAATCACCACCCAGGAGATCACACAG ATGTTTCACAGATGCCAGCGAGCTGTGACAGGTTTGCAGTCTCGCTGTGGCCACTGCACCGAGCAGGAGGAGAGGCTACTGAGAAATGTGGTGTCATCTCTGGCACAGAGTCTGCAGGAGCTGTCCATCAAttttagacacacacagtctggctACTTAAAAC GTATGAAGAATCGTGAGGAGAGATCAAAGCACTTTTTTGACTCGGGACCCTTaatggaggaggatgaagatttAGCTCTGTATGACAAA GGATTCACAGATGACCAGTTGATGCTGGTGGAGCAGAACACCGTCATGGTTGAAGAAAGAGAGCGTGAGATCCGAAATATAGTGCAGTCCATCTCGGACCTGAACGAGATTTTCCGGGATTTGGCTGGAATGGTGGTTGAACAG GGCACCGTTCTTGACCGAATCGACTTCAATGTGGAGCAGTCTTGTGTAAAAACAGAAGATGGATTAAAACAGTTACAAAAg GCGGAGCAGTatcagaagaaaaacagaaagatgcTGGTCATTTTGATCCTCACCGTCATAGTCATTgttctaattattattctttttggAACAAAGTTTTAG
- the stx16 gene encoding syntaxin-16 isoform X4, giving the protein MATRRLTDAFLLMRNNAIQNRQILAEQLADDRMALVSGISLDPEAAIGVTKKLPPKWIEGVDEIQYEITRIRQKMKDLAILHDKHMNRPTLDDSTEEEHAIEITTQEITQMFHRCQRAVTGLQSRCGHCTEQEERLLRNVVSSLAQSLQELSINFRHTQSGYLKRMKNREERSKHFFDSGPLMEEDEDLALYDKGFTDDQLMLVEQNTVMVEEREREIRNIVQSISDLNEIFRDLAGMVVEQGTVLDRIDFNVEQSCVKTEDGLKQLQKAEQYQKKNRKMLVILILTVIVIVLIIILFGTKF; this is encoded by the exons ATGGCCACTAGGCGTCTGACCGATGCCTTCTTGTTAATGCGGAACAATGCAATCCAAAACCGGCAAATATTGGCTGAGCAA TTGGCTGATGATCGAATGGCCCTGGTGTCAGGAATTAGTCTGGACCCTGAAGCAGCCATTGGAGTTACCAAGAAACTGCCTCCCAAATGGATAGAGGGAGTTGATGAG ATCCAATATGAAATCACACGGATTCGGCAGAAGATGAAGGATCTGGCCATACTTCATGACAAGCATATGAATCGACCCACACTGGATGATAGCACTGAAGAAGAGCACGCCATAGAAATCACCACCCAGGAGATCACACAG ATGTTTCACAGATGCCAGCGAGCTGTGACAGGTTTGCAGTCTCGCTGTGGCCACTGCACCGAGCAGGAGGAGAGGCTACTGAGAAATGTGGTGTCATCTCTGGCACAGAGTCTGCAGGAGCTGTCCATCAAttttagacacacacagtctggctACTTAAAAC GTATGAAGAATCGTGAGGAGAGATCAAAGCACTTTTTTGACTCGGGACCCTTaatggaggaggatgaagatttAGCTCTGTATGACAAA GGATTCACAGATGACCAGTTGATGCTGGTGGAGCAGAACACCGTCATGGTTGAAGAAAGAGAGCGTGAGATCCGAAATATAGTGCAGTCCATCTCGGACCTGAACGAGATTTTCCGGGATTTGGCTGGAATGGTGGTTGAACAG GGCACCGTTCTTGACCGAATCGACTTCAATGTGGAGCAGTCTTGTGTAAAAACAGAAGATGGATTAAAACAGTTACAAAAg GCGGAGCAGTatcagaagaaaaacagaaagatgcTGGTCATTTTGATCCTCACCGTCATAGTCATTgttctaattattattctttttggAACAAAGTTTTAG
- the stx16 gene encoding syntaxin-16 isoform X3 — protein MATRRLTDAFLLMRNNAIQNRQILAEQELDELADDRMALVSGISLDPEAAIGVTKKLPPKWIEGVDEIQYEITRIRQKMKDLAILHDKHMNRPTLDDSTEEEHAIEITTQEITQMFHRCQRAVTGLQSRCGHCTEQEERLLRNVVSSLAQSLQELSINFRHTQSGYLKRMKNREERSKHFFDSGPLMEEDEDLALYDKGFTDDQLMLVEQNTVMVEEREREIRNIVQSISDLNEIFRDLAGMVVEQGTVLDRIDFNVEQSCVKTEDGLKQLQKAEQYQKKNRKMLVILILTVIVIVLIIILFGTKF, from the exons ATGGCCACTAGGCGTCTGACCGATGCCTTCTTGTTAATGCGGAACAATGCAATCCAAAACCGGCAAATATTGGCTGAGCAA GAGCTTGATGAG TTGGCTGATGATCGAATGGCCCTGGTGTCAGGAATTAGTCTGGACCCTGAAGCAGCCATTGGAGTTACCAAGAAACTGCCTCCCAAATGGATAGAGGGAGTTGATGAG ATCCAATATGAAATCACACGGATTCGGCAGAAGATGAAGGATCTGGCCATACTTCATGACAAGCATATGAATCGACCCACACTGGATGATAGCACTGAAGAAGAGCACGCCATAGAAATCACCACCCAGGAGATCACACAG ATGTTTCACAGATGCCAGCGAGCTGTGACAGGTTTGCAGTCTCGCTGTGGCCACTGCACCGAGCAGGAGGAGAGGCTACTGAGAAATGTGGTGTCATCTCTGGCACAGAGTCTGCAGGAGCTGTCCATCAAttttagacacacacagtctggctACTTAAAAC GTATGAAGAATCGTGAGGAGAGATCAAAGCACTTTTTTGACTCGGGACCCTTaatggaggaggatgaagatttAGCTCTGTATGACAAA GGATTCACAGATGACCAGTTGATGCTGGTGGAGCAGAACACCGTCATGGTTGAAGAAAGAGAGCGTGAGATCCGAAATATAGTGCAGTCCATCTCGGACCTGAACGAGATTTTCCGGGATTTGGCTGGAATGGTGGTTGAACAG GGCACCGTTCTTGACCGAATCGACTTCAATGTGGAGCAGTCTTGTGTAAAAACAGAAGATGGATTAAAACAGTTACAAAAg GCGGAGCAGTatcagaagaaaaacagaaagatgcTGGTCATTTTGATCCTCACCGTCATAGTCATTgttctaattattattctttttggAACAAAGTTTTAG